Proteins encoded in a region of the Paenibacillus sp. W2I17 genome:
- a CDS encoding PTS fructose transporter subunit IIABC: MRITDLMIQETMIMDLQATTKDEAIDELIASLNRSGRINDPVLFKEMIYKREAESSTGIGGGIAMPHAKTTAVNEPTVVFAKSRKGLDFEALDDQPAHVFFMIAAPEGAGNTHLRTLAALSRLLIDSDFISQLMSTDTPAEVSALFDAKQAEAAEKEAAKEKAKAEKAANAASTSTSNQQQNTSGVIVGNANSEDFVVAVTACPTGIAHTFMAEDALKKKAQEMGINIRVETNGSEGAQNVLTADEIARAKGVIVAADKNVEMARFDGKPVLQRPVSDGIRKSEELIRKAVNGDAPIYRSQGGNAKEEGASTGKISVGSKIYKDLMNGISHMLPFVVGGGILLAISFLFEQLASPENPIVQLLQTIGGGTGAFHFLIPVLAGFIAMSIGDRPALMPGMVGGLMAVNSNAGFLGGLAAGFLAGYVVVGLRKLFKGLPKAIDGLKPILLYPVFGLLIVGAISFYVFDPIFGSLNTWLVDALGNLGTGNAVLLGLLLGGMMSIDMGGPFNKAAYTFAIGVFTSSGNTDGAWMAAVMAGGMVPPLAIALATTFFKSKFTEQERKSGLTNYVLGFSFITEGAIPFAAADPLRVLTSCILGSAVAGGLTQLWSINVPAPHGGIFVAALANHALLFLLAVAIGSVISGLILGLWKKSPTLVK, from the coding sequence ATGAGAATAACAGACTTGATGATCCAGGAAACGATGATCATGGACCTGCAAGCCACAACCAAAGATGAGGCTATTGATGAACTAATTGCAAGCCTGAACCGAAGCGGACGAATTAATGATCCGGTCCTGTTCAAGGAAATGATCTATAAAAGAGAAGCTGAATCCAGCACGGGTATCGGTGGCGGAATTGCGATGCCACATGCCAAAACAACAGCGGTGAACGAACCAACGGTTGTATTTGCCAAGAGTAGAAAAGGGCTTGATTTTGAAGCGTTGGATGATCAGCCAGCTCATGTGTTCTTCATGATTGCGGCTCCAGAAGGCGCAGGTAATACCCATCTGCGTACGCTTGCAGCTCTTTCCAGGTTGTTGATTGATAGCGATTTCATCTCACAATTGATGAGTACAGATACACCTGCCGAAGTTAGTGCGTTGTTTGATGCCAAACAGGCAGAAGCAGCGGAGAAGGAAGCAGCCAAAGAAAAAGCAAAAGCTGAAAAAGCAGCAAATGCCGCATCCACTTCTACTAGCAATCAGCAACAAAACACCTCTGGTGTGATTGTAGGTAATGCCAATTCGGAAGATTTTGTTGTTGCGGTTACAGCCTGTCCAACCGGTATAGCTCATACGTTTATGGCTGAAGATGCACTTAAAAAGAAAGCTCAGGAAATGGGTATTAATATTCGCGTAGAGACAAACGGCTCTGAAGGAGCGCAGAATGTTCTCACTGCTGATGAGATCGCTCGTGCTAAAGGGGTTATCGTTGCCGCAGACAAAAATGTGGAGATGGCACGTTTCGATGGCAAACCGGTATTGCAAAGACCGGTGAGTGATGGAATCCGTAAATCCGAAGAGCTGATTCGCAAGGCCGTTAACGGTGATGCACCGATCTATCGCAGCCAGGGCGGAAATGCCAAGGAAGAGGGCGCAAGCACTGGTAAGATCAGTGTAGGTAGCAAAATCTATAAAGATCTGATGAATGGTATCTCGCATATGCTACCATTCGTTGTAGGTGGCGGTATCCTGCTAGCAATCTCCTTCTTGTTCGAACAGCTTGCTAGCCCTGAGAATCCGATTGTGCAACTGCTTCAAACGATCGGTGGCGGAACAGGTGCGTTCCACTTCCTGATTCCGGTACTTGCCGGATTTATCGCGATGAGTATTGGTGATCGCCCGGCCCTGATGCCTGGTATGGTCGGTGGATTGATGGCGGTTAACTCAAACGCCGGTTTCCTTGGTGGTTTGGCTGCCGGTTTCCTGGCGGGTTATGTAGTTGTTGGTCTCCGTAAGTTGTTCAAAGGATTGCCTAAAGCGATTGATGGCTTGAAACCAATATTGCTGTATCCGGTATTTGGTTTGCTGATCGTGGGTGCCATCAGTTTCTATGTCTTTGATCCAATCTTTGGTTCCCTGAACACATGGCTTGTAGATGCACTGGGTAATCTGGGTACAGGTAATGCGGTATTGTTGGGCTTGTTGCTTGGCGGTATGATGTCCATCGATATGGGTGGACCGTTCAACAAAGCGGCTTACACGTTTGCCATTGGTGTATTCACATCCAGTGGTAACACAGACGGTGCTTGGATGGCAGCGGTAATGGCAGGCGGTATGGTGCCTCCTCTGGCGATTGCACTTGCAACCACGTTCTTCAAATCCAAATTTACAGAACAAGAACGCAAATCAGGCCTGACTAACTATGTACTTGGATTCTCTTTCATTACAGAAGGTGCAATTCCATTTGCTGCGGCTGATCCATTGCGTGTATTGACTTCTTGTATTCTGGGTTCCGCTGTTGCTGGCGGATTGACACAACTGTGGAGCATTAATGTACCAGCTCCGCACGGCGGGATCTTTGTTGCAGCACTGGCGAACCACGCATTATTGTTCCTGCTCGCTGTTGCGATTGGTTCTGTGATCTCCGGTCTGATTCTGGGCTTGTGGAAGAAGTCACCAACGCTTGTGAAGTAA
- the pfkB gene encoding 1-phosphofructokinase, translated as MIYTITLNPSIDYIVEVDELKLGGLNRMNRDLKLPGGKGINVSRILNQLGADNTAIGFLGGFTGRFINDKLQEDNIRTDFVTIADDTRINIKLKHGEETEINGLGPAISAEEAEQLLHKLSSLEKGDIVILSGSVPPSLGTDFYDRLIKVCKQTGAEFVIDTTGPALMEALEHAPLLVKPNHHELAELFGVTIDTREELVLYGRKLLEAGAKHVLISMAGEGALFITKAEVHHANVPKGTVKNSVGAGDSMIGGFVGTYVQSGDLLEAFRTGVASGSATAFSDDLASRELIDELRNQVTITTI; from the coding sequence ATGATATATACGATAACACTTAACCCGTCCATTGATTACATCGTGGAAGTGGATGAACTGAAGCTTGGCGGATTGAATCGAATGAATCGGGATTTGAAGCTCCCTGGCGGCAAAGGCATTAATGTCTCTCGCATACTGAATCAACTTGGAGCAGATAACACGGCCATTGGTTTCCTTGGTGGATTCACGGGACGTTTCATTAATGACAAGTTGCAAGAGGATAACATTCGGACAGACTTTGTTACGATTGCAGACGATACTCGCATTAACATCAAGCTGAAGCATGGAGAAGAGACAGAGATTAATGGTCTTGGACCTGCAATAAGTGCCGAAGAGGCCGAGCAGTTGCTTCACAAATTGTCTTCGTTGGAAAAAGGAGATATTGTCATTCTCTCCGGAAGTGTACCGCCTTCACTTGGAACGGATTTTTATGATCGTCTCATTAAAGTATGCAAGCAAACGGGTGCTGAATTTGTGATTGATACAACTGGCCCTGCGTTAATGGAAGCTCTTGAACATGCACCATTGCTGGTGAAGCCAAATCATCATGAATTGGCTGAACTGTTCGGTGTAACGATTGATACTCGCGAGGAACTGGTGTTATACGGGCGTAAGTTGCTGGAAGCCGGTGCTAAACATGTGTTGATCTCCATGGCAGGCGAGGGTGCACTATTCATTACCAAAGCGGAAGTTCATCATGCGAATGTGCCAAAAGGCACTGTGAAAAACTCGGTTGGTGCCGGTGACTCCATGATTGGCGGATTCGTAGGTACCTATGTACAGAGCGGGGATTTGCTGGAAGCTTTCCGCACAGGGGTTGCATCTGGAAGCGCAACTGCGTTCTCGGATGATCTGGCATCACGAGAATTGATTGATGAATTGCGTAATCAAGTAACCATTACGACGATTTAG